The Tamandua tetradactyla isolate mTamTet1 chromosome 8, mTamTet1.pri, whole genome shotgun sequence genome includes a window with the following:
- the LOC143643256 gene encoding olfactory receptor 8B3-like, whose amino-acid sequence MATENASSVTEFILVGLTDHPDLQLPLFFLFLFIYMVTVLGNLGLITLIGLNPHLHTPMYFFLFNLSCIDLCYSSVFTPKMLLNFLLKKNTITYQGCMTQLFFFCFFAISECYLLSAMAYDRYVAICNPLLYNIAMSPKVCSNLMFGSYFIAFVGAMAHTGCMLRLTFCDANTINHYFCDILPVLQLSCTSTYINELVVFIMSGINLIMPSLTIFISYGFIIYSILHISSTEGSFKAFRTCSSHIMAVSMFYGSGSFMYLQPSSTGSMDEGKISSVFYTNVVPMMNPLIYSLRNKDVKLALRKTLNRRKL is encoded by the coding sequence ATGGCTACTGAAAATGCCTCTTCTGTGACTGAATTCATTCTAGTGGGACTCACAGACCACCCGGACCTCCAATTACCACTgtttttcctgtttctatttatatatatggtGACTGTGTTGGGGAACTTGGGCCTCATAACTCTAATTGGACTAAATCCTCACcttcacacacccatgtacttcttcctttttaactTGTCCTGCATAGACCTCTGTTATTCTTCTGTTTTTACTCCGAAAATGCTCCTCAACTTTTTATTAAAGAAGAACACTATCACCTACCAGGGATGCATGACACAGTtattcttcttctgtttttttgccATCTCTGAGTGTTACCTCCTGTCAGCAATGGCCTATgatcgctatgtggccatctgcaatcCACTCTTGTATAACATTGCCATGTCTCCCAAAGTGTGCTCCAACCTTATGTTTGGTTCATACTTTATAGCATTTGTTGGTGCTATGGCCCACACTGGATGCATGCTGAGACTGACCTTCTGTGATGCCAACACTATCAACCATTATTTCTGTGACATCCTCCCTGTGCTCCAGCTCTCCTGCACAAGCACCTACATCAATGAGCTGGTGGTCTTCATTATGTCGGGCATCAACCTCATCATGCCCAGTCTCACCATCTTTATCTCTTATGGTTTCATTATCTACAGCATCCTTCATATCAGTTCCACTGAGGGAAGTTTCAAAGCTTTCAGGACCTGCAGTTCCCACATAATGGCTGTTTCTATGTTCTATGGGTCAGGTTCATTTATGTATCTCCAACCGTCTTCTACTGGGTCTATGGATGAGGGAAaaatttcttctgtcttttaCACCAATGTGGTTCCCATGATGAACCCTTTAATCTACAGCTTGAGGAACAAAGATGTGAAACTTGCcctgagaaaaaccctgaatagGAGAAAGCTTTGA